CGCGGAATCCAGTTCAAACTGAAGTGAATATTGCAGACTGCCTTCCGCTTCAATGCTCCGCACTACATCAAACATTCCTTCGGGTAAAGAGCGAAAGAAATCCGTTGCCGTTGTTTTCTCGGTTCGTACCTGAATTGTATATTTTTTAGAGTGCTCATTTTTCAATCTTGCATAAGGCACAATGGTCATCTTGTCAAGCTCAACTCTGGAAGTGCTATCCAAAGAAAGAGAATTCTTATCTACAGTTACATGGTAATTGAAAACAGCATGGGGAATCCTTACCGTATCATCCGCTATTTTTTTGTGTTGCAGACAAAAATTCTCCATTGAAAAATGTCCTGCTATTTCCAGCAATCCATTTCCATAATGCATATCGTACAAAGCAAGATGCAGCGTATCGAAACTACAGGAAGCTCCTGCCAATGGCAACAGAAAAGGTAATGACTGTGTTTGTTCCGAAAGCGGAAATACAGCCAGATCAAATGTTTCATTTCTCTGAGAAAAATGTCCGGTGCATTTCCATTCAAAATGCGTCGAATCATCGATGATTGTTCCATCCAATTGCTTGGTGGACGAAATAAAGGAAGGAACGCTCACAGATTGTTGTATGGTATCATTTTGGAATGACAAACGAATGTTTTTCAATTCAGCTTGCTGTGGAGCAAGATTGAATGCCTGTCGAAGCATGCGATTCAAAAAGGAGGAATAATTTGTCTCGGTATGCAGTGTATCTGTTTCCTCTTTTTTGTGCTTTAAAAAATTGGAATAATTACAGGTTCCATCCTGGCAATGTATTCTCAATTCGGCATTCTGTGCATAAATGGATTTGATCCTGACGTTTCCGGTGATGAGTGAAGAAAAGGATGGTTCCGCCCATACTGAATCAAGATGCAAGAGTGTATCCCCGCCTTCCGGGACAATGTTCACACCGCGCATCATAACACCTGTAAATCCCCTGAAACCGGATTCATCCACAGTAAGTGCAACTTTGTAATCATTCTTGAGCTTCAGTGAAATTTTCGAGAGCAACTGATGCAAAACCAAATTGCGGGCCGCAAAATAGCCAATCAGCAGTACCAGCAGGATACCGGAAAGAACATAAGCTGCTTTTATCAGGAATTTACGGTTCATGAGATCAATCTGGCGCCTAAAATGAGGAAAGTTTATTAACTATTCAAGAGAATCTTCATACACATACCTTCGTTAATAATTATTTCTTCCCTAAGATGAAGTAAAAGACTCACTTCCTAATTTGTAACACTCTTTGAATGTCACTATGCAATTCCTAAATACTCTCCGACCCCGTAATTTCCGGGTTTGGGTTTTTCTGCTACTTCTCGTGCCAGTGCTGGTTTGCAGCCAGACACCGGAGCCTTCATCTCCTGTATTGAGTGATCCTCAGGATCAGGCGGAACTGGATGCCTATCGCCAGAAAGCTGAGTCCTATGTGTTAAAAAACCTCAACCGTTTTGGTCTCGATCAACTCCAGTATTACGACCGTACCCTGGATACACTTTTTGAACGGGAGAAAAGGGACACTCTGTACAAAATGGAATTGAATTTCCAGAAAGAATCCGCAGAACGTAAAAATATTCTTGCCGCCGAGAAAAAACACATCACTGAACTCACGGAAAGCAAGCAAATTTCTCTTGACCGTTATCATGGTCTTCTGCGCAAAGCAGCCATCGCCTTTTCAACGTGGATTGTTCTGGTGTTGATTTTACTTCAGTTCAGAAAAAGAAAACTTGGTAACGCGAATTCCAAATTACAGGATACACTGGTTCAATTGCAAAATAGTGAGAAAAGAGCCCAGGCAGGAACTGCCATGATTAAATGGGCTCAACAGCGTGAAGAAAAAGTAAAGGGACTGGAATCACTAGGAACAGATTTATTATCCGCAATGAAACAAGCGGATGATCAGCTTCCGGCCGGACATCCATTTGTTGAACACATGACCTCCTGGGTAAAACGTACGGACGGCTTTCAATCTCTGACAACAAAAGAATCGCGTTTCAACCAGGCTATTTTGAGCCAGGAAAATAAAACAGGCGAAGAAAAAGTTGCGACCAATATCAATCAGCTGTGTGAACAATATCTGGAACTAGCGGCACGTGGATATCAGCCTGCGGATGGCTCCTACTCCATTCAGGTGACAAAAGATCTTGAAAAAAATCTTCCTTCCATCAAAGTAATTCCCGAAGCTGTTGGAAGCTTGCTCTTAAACGCACTGAACAACGCATTCCAGGCTGTTGTTGAAAAACAGGAAAAAGGAATTAAAGGATATCAACCCAAAGTTTCCATCAGTACCAGGATTCTTCCTCGTTTTCTGCAGATACGAGTTAAAGACAATGGTGAAGGGATGAATGATGTCACACTCAATCAGGCGACAGAAGAATATTTCAGCATGAAACCGCTGGAACAGGGCGTTGGACTCGGATTGAGTGAAAGTCAACACATCATGACCACTCTGCACAAAGGGGAATTGAAACTGGAAAGTCAGACAGGTAACGGTACGGATGTTTACATTAAATTTTATCTCTCCTGAACTAATGAATAACCGACTCCACATATTTTTTTCTTTCTTGCTTTTGCTCATCATCAACCCGGTTGCCGGTCAAAGCGCTGATGAACTGCAGCAAATCAATACCGCGGCTAAAGTTATTTATGTGAAAGCTGAAACGCTTGATCAATTGATGATTCGTTTGCGTCCATTGGAAGCTAACCTTCCTGCCGGACAGGAAATGCTGATGATGGATACCTATCGTACTATTGCATCCGGTTATGCATCCAACAATCATTTCAAACAGGCTTACCAGGTTTACAACAGATATATTGCTTTCAAAGAAAATTTTTATACAAAAGAAAAAGCAAATACACTACAGGCCGCTAACAATTCTATTCAACAGAGAAAAAGCGCCGATGAATCCTCTGTTATGGAATTGCAAAACCAGGTTTCCCAATTGCAAATTGAAAATGACCAGTTGATCAGCCGACGTTCGAATTTCAAAAAATATTTCTCGGCGGCATTGATTGCATTAACCGCATTATTCGCTTCCCTTCTCGTTGGCTCCGGTATAAAGTTGAATAACATCCGTGTGAAACTCAAACAAAGCCGTGAACGCATGAAGGAAATTCATCGCATTGCCACAGTCGGTGCCTTTTCTAAAAATATCTATCCCGGAACAGAAAATGTCCTGAATCAAATGGACAAAGATGTTGAGGACATCCGGACGGCTGTAAAAGACCTTCAACCAGCAGGAACCGGCATCGGTACTATTGCCAAAAAGGTCAAAGATGCAATTGATCAAATTCGTAAATCCGACAAACAGTCTTAGTTTTGTCGCATGAAGGATTCCGAAACCGGAAAAATCGATGTCGTTTGTGTAGGCGCTTCCCTTGTCGACCTGACTTTTCACTGCAAAGCGAACCCTATTCAGCATACTTCCAATCCTGCCCGACTAAGTCGTAGTCCGGGCGGCGTGATGCGAAATATCGCGCACCATCTCGCATTACTCAATTGTTCGGTTGAATTAATTACTGTCGTAGGAAAAGATCCTGATGGAGAATGGCTGGAACAGGTTTCAAAGCAAGCCGGCATTCAACTGAACCACATCCACCGTACTGATACTGCGACTGGAACGTATGCCTCCGTTGTCAATCCCGATGGCGATCTTTTTGTTGGAGTTGCCGCTTCCGATACAGAAGATCTGCTCAACATTGAGATTCTCGCGAAACGTATTCCTGTCCTCAAACAGGCAAGGTTGTTAATCGCTGATTGCAACCTCAGCTCTGAAACTTTACGCTGGCTTCTCTCCTTTTGCGAGACAGAATCTATACCGGTGATTATCGAAACCGTTTCCGTACCAAAAGCAATTCGCCTCGACAAAGCATTGCCCGGAAAAGTTCTGATGATGAAACCCAACAAGGAAGAACTGGAAGTATTCGGCGGAGAGAGCAATGCATATTATTCATCTGAAGAAAGAATCACCTGGTTACATTCAAAAGGCGTAAAGTATGTTTGGATGAGTGCGTTTGATGAAGGATCTGTACTTTCAGACGGAAATAAACAGGTTCAGATTCCCGCGTCAAAAGTAACAGTGAAAGATTCAACCGGAGCAGGCGATGCCGCGATCGCCGGATGGGTCTGGGCCTATTTGCAACAATTACCACCATTGATTTGTGTACAATACGGACATGCAGCTGCAGCAGCAATCCTCGAAAGTGAAGGAGCCATTCGCAATGACCTGAGTATTTCACTTCTGAAAAAATATCTTGTTCCATGAAATTGAATTACCCGCTTCTATTCTCCTCCGAAGTAAAACATGCTTTGGAAAATAATTTACCTATTGTCGCTTTGGAATCCACGATCATCGCTCATGGAATGCCTTTCCCGAAAAATGTTGAAACAGCAAAAGAAGTGGAAGCAATTATTCGCAACGAAGGAGCAGTTCCAGCGACCATTGCAATCCTCGACGGAAATTTGTGCGTAGGCCTGAACGAAAATCAACTGAACGATCTCGGAAGTAAATCCGGAATATGGAAAGTCAGTTTGCGTGACATGCCTTATGTTGTTTCTAAAAAATTAGACGGCGCTACGACTGTCGCTTCTACAATGCGAATTGCAGCCATGGCCGGAATCAAAATTTTTGTCACCGGAGGAATCGGTGGAGTTCATCGCGGAGCGGAAAACACATTTGACATATCCGCTGACCTGACCGAGATGGCACAAACCAATGTTGCCGTCATCAGTGCAGGAGTAAAATCCATTTTGGACATCGCGTTGACACTGGAAAAACTGGAAACGCTGGGTGTACCTGTTCTCACTTATGGCAGTGATGATTTTCCGAGTTTTTATTCGCGCGCTAGTGGACACAAGACACCATTGCGATTGGATACGCCGGAAGAAATTGCAACAATGCTCAACAGTAAATGGCAAATGGGTATTCAGGGATCAGTACTCATCGCGAATCCTATTCCGGCTGATCAGGAAGTTCCGTTTCATGTAATGGAAAAATACATTCTTGATGCTCTTGACAAAGCTTCTCAAAAAGGAATCAGTGGAAAAGACACTACTCCTTTTCTGCTGAAAAGTATCGCGGAAGCCACCGGCGGTGAAAGCCTCGCGGCCAACATCAGCCTGGTAAAAAATAACGCGAAGTTGGGAGCAAAAATTTCAAAGGCGCTTTCTAATTACTCCCATTAGAATTTTTCAATTGTTGATTTGATAATATCAACACACTCCCTCAATTGCTTTTCATTAATAATCAAAGGTGGAGCAAAACGGATGATGTCACCGTGTGTTGGCTTGGCAAGCAGTCCATTCTCTTTTAACGCGAGGCAAACATCCCAGGCATCT
Above is a window of Bacteroidota bacterium DNA encoding:
- a CDS encoding transglycosylase domain-containing protein, encoding MNRKFLIKAAYVLSGILLVLLIGYFAARNLVLHQLLSKISLKLKNDYKVALTVDESGFRGFTGVMMRGVNIVPEGGDTLLHLDSVWAEPSFSSLITGNVRIKSIYAQNAELRIHCQDGTCNYSNFLKHKKEETDTLHTETNYSSFLNRMLRQAFNLAPQQAELKNIRLSFQNDTIQQSVSVPSFISSTKQLDGTIIDDSTHFEWKCTGHFSQRNETFDLAVFPLSEQTQSLPFLLPLAGASCSFDTLHLALYDMHYGNGLLEIAGHFSMENFCLQHKKIADDTVRIPHAVFNYHVTVDKNSLSLDSTSRVELDKMTIVPYARLKNEHSKKYTIQVRTEKTTATDFFRSLPEGMFDVVRSIEAEGSLQYSLQFELDSAEPDSVIFESSLKKEKFRIRKFGDSNLLKINGEFIHSVYEHDRFVRSFPVGPSNPAFTPLDQISINFRNAVLTSEDGSFFYHNGFNEDAFRKSIATNFKAGKFVRGGSTISMQLVKNIYLTRKKTIARKAEEALIVWLIENNRLCSKDRMYEVYLNIIELGPGIYGIGEAAPFYFSKRPAELTLQESIFLASLLPHPKWFRYSFDSTGQLKPYFADYYRVVSNFLLRKNLITQEEHDALVPLVELKGPAREMVVPTDTIPTDTDEVEN
- a CDS encoding pseudouridine-5'-phosphate glycosidase, with product MKLNYPLLFSSEVKHALENNLPIVALESTIIAHGMPFPKNVETAKEVEAIIRNEGAVPATIAILDGNLCVGLNENQLNDLGSKSGIWKVSLRDMPYVVSKKLDGATTVASTMRIAAMAGIKIFVTGGIGGVHRGAENTFDISADLTEMAQTNVAVISAGVKSILDIALTLEKLETLGVPVLTYGSDDFPSFYSRASGHKTPLRLDTPEEIATMLNSKWQMGIQGSVLIANPIPADQEVPFHVMEKYILDALDKASQKGISGKDTTPFLLKSIAEATGGESLAANISLVKNNAKLGAKISKALSNYSH
- a CDS encoding carbohydrate kinase family protein, yielding MKDSETGKIDVVCVGASLVDLTFHCKANPIQHTSNPARLSRSPGGVMRNIAHHLALLNCSVELITVVGKDPDGEWLEQVSKQAGIQLNHIHRTDTATGTYASVVNPDGDLFVGVAASDTEDLLNIEILAKRIPVLKQARLLIADCNLSSETLRWLLSFCETESIPVIIETVSVPKAIRLDKALPGKVLMMKPNKEELEVFGGESNAYYSSEERITWLHSKGVKYVWMSAFDEGSVLSDGNKQVQIPASKVTVKDSTGAGDAAIAGWVWAYLQQLPPLICVQYGHAAAAAILESEGAIRNDLSISLLKKYLVP